From the Jatrophihabitans endophyticus genome, one window contains:
- a CDS encoding DedA family protein, translating to MSEAASEPGGVAGWALSVMDAAGAAGAAAVVALENVFPPVPSEVVLPLAGFAAGQGRFGVLEAILWTTAGSTTGALVLYALGAWLGTERLRRVAGRLPLTTAADVDRANAAFARHGGAVVLLGRMVPLLRSVVSVPAGVTRMPVPRFLLLTAAGSGVWNTAFVLAGYALGRRWHRVEPYVGWASSAVLVLGSAAVLCWLGRRWRARRRAGASP from the coding sequence ATGAGTGAGGCGGCGAGCGAGCCCGGCGGCGTGGCCGGCTGGGCGCTGTCGGTGATGGACGCGGCGGGTGCGGCCGGCGCCGCGGCGGTGGTTGCGCTGGAGAACGTCTTCCCGCCGGTCCCCAGCGAGGTCGTGCTGCCGCTGGCCGGCTTCGCGGCCGGTCAGGGTCGCTTCGGGGTGCTCGAGGCCATCCTGTGGACGACGGCCGGCTCCACGACCGGGGCGCTCGTGCTCTACGCCCTGGGCGCGTGGCTCGGCACGGAGCGGCTGCGCCGGGTCGCCGGCCGGCTGCCGCTGACCACGGCGGCCGACGTCGACCGGGCGAACGCCGCCTTCGCCCGGCACGGAGGCGCCGTGGTGCTCCTCGGGCGCATGGTGCCGCTGCTGCGCAGCGTGGTGTCCGTCCCGGCCGGGGTCACCCGGATGCCGGTGCCGCGCTTCCTCCTGCTCACCGCCGCCGGCAGCGGCGTGTGGAACACCGCCTTCGTGCTCGCCGGCTACGCCCTCGGTCGCCGGTGGCACCGGGTCGAGCCCTACGTCGGCTGGGCCTCGAGCGCCGTCCTCGTGCTCGGCAGCGCGGCCGTGCTGTGCTGGCTCGGCCGACGATGGCGCGCGCGGCGCCGCGCCGGGGCCAGCCCCTGA